From Verrucomicrobia bacterium CG1_02_43_26, a single genomic window includes:
- a CDS encoding polyamine ABC transporter ATP-binding protein: protein MNSHPTVISVHDVDLAYGNFVVMRHLTFDIKRGEIFVIMGGSGCGKTTLLKHLIGLQEVASGNIFYGKQNFTKADGDERKAILEKVGILYQAGALWSSMTLAENVALPLQEYTGLSDADIREIVSFKLSLVGLRGFEDFYPAEISGGMRKRAGLARAMALDPQILFFDEPSSGLDPISSKRLDDLILQLKECLGTTIVVVTHELPSIFAIADNSIFLDAESKTIIAEGNPKDLLKNSVDPKVVHFLKRTYNKNG from the coding sequence ATGAATTCACACCCAACAGTTATAAGCGTTCACGATGTCGATTTAGCCTATGGCAATTTTGTGGTGATGCGGCATTTAACCTTTGATATCAAAAGAGGCGAAATATTCGTGATTATGGGGGGAAGTGGTTGCGGTAAGACAACCCTATTGAAGCATTTGATTGGTTTGCAGGAAGTGGCTTCAGGAAACATTTTTTATGGAAAACAGAACTTTACAAAGGCAGACGGAGATGAGCGAAAAGCGATCCTGGAAAAAGTAGGGATTCTCTACCAAGCCGGAGCACTTTGGAGCTCTATGACTCTGGCTGAAAATGTTGCCCTGCCGCTACAAGAGTATACAGGTTTGAGTGATGCGGATATTCGCGAGATTGTTTCATTCAAATTATCCCTTGTCGGGTTAAGAGGCTTTGAGGATTTTTACCCCGCTGAGATCAGCGGAGGGATGCGTAAACGAGCAGGGTTAGCACGCGCGATGGCATTAGACCCGCAAATTCTTTTTTTTGATGAGCCATCATCGGGCTTGGATCCGATCAGTTCTAAACGCTTGGACGATCTGATCTTGCAACTTAAAGAATGTTTGGGGACAACGATCGTTGTCGTGACCCATGAGCTTCCCAGTATATTTGCGATCGCGGACAATAGCATATTTTTAGACGCGGAGTCTAAAACGATCATTGCGGAAGGAAACCCAAAAGACCTTTTAAAAAATAGTGTTGATCCGAAGGTGGTTCACTTCTTGAAAAGGACCTATAACAAGAATGGATAA
- a CDS encoding recombinase RecD — MADEQLTGTLERILYYNEENFYCVGELRVNKSNASITITGNFPSIQCGETLQISGNWTTNPQYGKQFQVKEHKSTLPSTVYGIRKYLGSGLIPGVGKTYAEKIVDCFKEKTLEIISHESARLKEVPGIGAQRAKKIKKAWDEQHSLREVLLFLKTYGVGTAQCLRLVKVYGDNAQEILRNDPYRVAKEISGIGFRTIDKIALNIGLANDNPARIDAGIHFYLSERESDGHTCCPIELLENGASELLQTDLTKVANRIQVLVNNNTLVYLDSIASVQLPILHKAESVICQSIHSLDQVPSQLPSIIIDKAIAWAQEKAGFTFAPEQEKAIRLSLENKVSILTGGPGTGKTTILRAIVEILKAKKVSILLAAPTGRAAQRLQAASRHFAQTIHMLLKYDSKKGQFTHNLANPLRADFVIVDECSMLDTKLASSLFQAIPPQSHLLLVGDVHQLPSVGPGKILEDLIEHGNVPLIALNKVFRQKKQSSIVTTAHSILSGQSGAPNIIKSGEPLKLDSDLQFIYATTPEECVQRITQLWKTDLPNHYSAHPLKDIQVLAPLHKGIAGIENLNRELQIALNQNHAPAIQIGHTTYKVGDKVLQTRNNYDKGIFNGDLGIILNIDKENYTIDIAFERHQVTLERLDMPDISLAYAITIHKSQGSEFPYVIIPLLKHHFIMLQRTLLYTAITRGRKKVFIVGDPTAYAMAVNNVVVNNRQTHLRQKFTHLANNTQPQLATQG; from the coding sequence GTGGCAGATGAACAATTAACGGGTACACTCGAGCGCATCCTCTATTACAATGAGGAGAACTTTTATTGCGTTGGAGAACTGCGTGTCAATAAATCTAATGCCTCAATCACGATAACGGGTAACTTTCCTAGCATCCAGTGTGGTGAAACGTTACAAATCTCGGGTAACTGGACCACCAACCCTCAATACGGTAAACAATTTCAGGTCAAGGAGCACAAATCCACCTTACCGTCTACCGTCTACGGCATTCGAAAATACTTGGGCAGTGGTCTCATTCCTGGCGTGGGCAAAACGTACGCGGAAAAAATCGTAGACTGTTTTAAGGAAAAAACACTCGAAATCATTTCCCACGAATCCGCTCGTCTCAAGGAGGTTCCGGGTATCGGTGCCCAACGTGCCAAAAAAATTAAAAAGGCTTGGGATGAGCAACACTCCCTCCGCGAGGTTCTTCTTTTCTTGAAAACTTATGGGGTCGGTACCGCGCAATGCCTTCGTCTCGTAAAGGTTTATGGCGACAATGCTCAAGAAATCCTTCGTAACGATCCTTATCGTGTCGCGAAAGAAATTTCAGGTATCGGATTCAGAACAATCGATAAAATCGCCCTCAACATCGGCTTGGCAAACGATAATCCTGCCCGTATCGATGCGGGTATCCATTTTTACTTAAGTGAGCGTGAATCAGATGGTCATACGTGTTGCCCTATTGAATTATTGGAAAATGGAGCCTCAGAGCTCCTGCAAACGGATCTCACTAAGGTCGCTAACCGCATCCAGGTGCTTGTAAATAACAACACTCTTGTTTATTTAGATAGTATCGCATCTGTCCAATTGCCCATACTCCATAAGGCCGAAAGTGTTATCTGCCAAAGCATCCACTCATTGGATCAGGTTCCTTCTCAATTACCTTCTATTATCATCGATAAGGCCATCGCATGGGCTCAGGAAAAGGCTGGTTTCACGTTTGCTCCAGAACAGGAAAAGGCCATAAGGCTCTCGCTCGAAAACAAGGTCAGCATCTTGACGGGTGGGCCGGGTACGGGTAAAACCACTATCTTGCGTGCCATTGTCGAAATCTTAAAGGCCAAAAAGGTTTCTATTTTATTGGCCGCACCCACTGGCAGAGCCGCCCAACGTCTCCAGGCCGCCTCGCGTCACTTTGCGCAAACAATCCACATGCTCCTTAAGTATGACTCCAAGAAGGGGCAGTTTACCCACAATCTGGCCAACCCCCTAAGAGCAGACTTTGTTATCGTAGACGAGTGTAGTATGTTAGATACCAAACTTGCCTCATCTCTTTTTCAAGCAATCCCCCCGCAATCTCATTTACTCCTCGTGGGCGATGTCCACCAGTTACCGTCTGTTGGGCCGGGTAAAATCCTAGAAGATCTTATTGAGCATGGCAATGTACCGCTCATAGCCTTGAACAAGGTATTTCGTCAGAAAAAGCAAAGTTCTATTGTCACAACAGCCCACTCTATTCTTAGTGGTCAATCGGGGGCTCCTAATATTATTAAAAGCGGAGAACCGCTAAAACTGGATTCCGACCTCCAATTCATCTACGCCACCACGCCTGAAGAGTGTGTCCAACGAATCACTCAACTTTGGAAAACGGATCTCCCGAATCACTATTCGGCACATCCGCTTAAGGATATTCAGGTTCTAGCCCCTTTACACAAGGGAATAGCGGGCATCGAAAACCTTAACCGTGAACTCCAGATTGCTTTAAATCAAAACCATGCGCCCGCTATCCAGATCGGCCATACCACGTATAAGGTCGGGGATAAGGTCCTCCAAACGCGCAACAACTATGATAAGGGCATCTTCAATGGGGATCTGGGTATAATCCTTAATATTGATAAAGAGAACTACACGATAGATATCGCTTTCGAACGACATCAGGTAACGCTCGAACGCCTCGACATGCCTGATATTTCCCTTGCTTACGCCATCACTATCCACAAATCCCAAGGGAGTGAATTCCCCTACGTCATCATTCCGCTTTTAAAACACCATTTTATCATGCTGCAGCGCACGTTGCTCTATACCGCTATCACAAGAGGCAGAAAAAAGGTGTTTATAGTAGGAGACCCTACCGCCTATGCCATGGCCGTCAATAACGTTGTCGTCAATAATCGGCAAACCCACCTACGCCAAAAATTCACCCACTTGGCAAATAACACGCAACCTCAGTTAGCGACTCAAGGCTAG
- a CDS encoding phosphoheptose isomerase, giving the protein MSSPMNQKLADCINRYPVLMNCAEAIQMAYERIREVYQDHGKLLICGNGGSAADADHISGELLKSFSIQRPIDDSWRERLGDDLADNLQGALPAIPLPVFSSLMTAFANDCDPLYVFAQLTWGLGRPGDALLCISTSGNSKNVIKAAQVAQAKGLHCIGLTGASGGKLKELTDICICVPETEVFKIQELHLPIYHTLCMMLEDTFFKNEITVPENTGN; this is encoded by the coding sequence ATGTCTTCACCTATGAACCAGAAACTCGCTGACTGTATCAATCGTTATCCTGTTTTGATGAATTGTGCCGAAGCCATCCAAATGGCCTATGAGCGCATTCGTGAGGTCTATCAGGACCACGGAAAGCTTCTTATATGCGGTAATGGTGGCAGTGCTGCCGATGCAGACCATATTTCAGGCGAGCTTCTAAAGTCTTTTTCCATTCAACGCCCAATTGACGACTCTTGGCGTGAACGTCTAGGGGATGATTTAGCAGACAACCTGCAAGGCGCCCTTCCTGCAATCCCCCTCCCAGTCTTTTCTTCCCTCATGACTGCTTTTGCCAATGATTGTGATCCCCTTTACGTCTTTGCGCAGCTCACCTGGGGTCTCGGAAGGCCAGGGGATGCTCTCCTTTGCATTTCCACTTCCGGTAATTCCAAGAACGTCATCAAAGCCGCACAGGTCGCCCAAGCAAAGGGTCTCCACTGCATCGGCCTAACTGGCGCTTCAGGGGGTAAGTTAAAGGAGCTCACAGACATTTGTATTTGCGTTCCGGAAACAGAAGTGTTTAAAATCCAAGAGCTACACCTCCCCATCTATCACACTTTGTGTATGATGCTCGAAGATACCTTCTTTAAAAATGAAATTACAGTTCCCGAAAATACAGGAAACTAA
- a CDS encoding polynucleotide adenylyltransferase: MKLQFPKIQETKILEFAKTIQEIGGRAVCVGGCVRDALLGQEPKDIDIEVFGVDPQILEEALSQRYEVLPIGKDFGVLSIKQYNIDVSVPRKEFKRGEGHRGFQINADPNLSFKDAAARRDFTINAISWDPLTDELIDPYYGLEDLQNKILRHTSPKFTEDPLRVLRGMQFIARFELTPDKHTVALSRGIYPENLSKERIFEEWKKLILLGKKPSLGLKFLKDTHWVIHFPELENLIDCAQDPEWHPEGDVWSHTLYCMDAFANERIGDEFEDLVVGLAVLCHDFGKPDTTIYDEANYRLRSPGHDIAGEAPTRSFLNSMTDYKDLIESVIPLVVHHLRPVDLFKAQSTDSAIRRLSRVVRLDRLMRVVSADMQGRPPKPNTAPEVNKWLMERAEALDIKNKAPDPIIRGRHLIALGMKQGAEFRPLLDSCYEAQIEGIFSTEEDGLKFLKATMAESGITI, encoded by the coding sequence ATGAAATTACAGTTCCCGAAAATACAGGAAACTAAAATTCTTGAATTTGCCAAAACAATTCAGGAAATTGGGGGAAGAGCCGTTTGTGTTGGTGGCTGCGTTCGAGATGCTCTCTTAGGGCAAGAACCCAAGGATATTGATATCGAGGTCTTTGGTGTTGACCCTCAGATTTTGGAAGAAGCTCTTTCCCAAAGATACGAGGTCTTACCGATTGGCAAAGACTTTGGTGTCCTTTCTATAAAACAATATAACATAGATGTTTCTGTCCCTCGTAAGGAATTTAAGCGCGGGGAGGGGCATAGGGGTTTTCAAATAAATGCTGATCCTAACCTTTCTTTTAAGGACGCGGCCGCTAGGCGAGATTTTACCATAAATGCTATCTCTTGGGATCCTCTTACCGATGAGCTTATAGACCCTTACTATGGTCTCGAGGATCTGCAGAATAAGATTCTGCGGCACACCTCCCCCAAATTCACAGAGGACCCTCTCCGTGTCCTTCGTGGCATGCAATTCATCGCTCGTTTCGAATTGACTCCGGACAAGCATACAGTTGCCCTTTCTCGGGGCATTTATCCCGAAAACCTTTCCAAGGAACGTATCTTCGAAGAGTGGAAAAAGCTGATCTTGCTTGGCAAAAAACCTTCTCTCGGGCTTAAGTTTTTAAAGGATACTCACTGGGTAATCCACTTCCCAGAGCTCGAAAATCTTATCGATTGCGCCCAGGATCCAGAATGGCATCCCGAGGGCGATGTGTGGTCTCATACGCTTTATTGTATGGATGCGTTTGCGAACGAGCGAATAGGCGATGAATTCGAAGATCTCGTAGTCGGCCTCGCCGTCCTTTGTCACGACTTCGGTAAGCCGGACACCACTATCTACGATGAGGCCAACTATCGTCTGCGTTCCCCAGGGCACGATATCGCAGGGGAAGCTCCCACACGTTCTTTTCTTAATTCCATGACGGATTACAAGGATCTCATAGAATCTGTTATTCCCTTGGTAGTCCACCACCTTCGCCCTGTTGACCTTTTCAAAGCCCAGTCCACGGACTCCGCCATAAGGCGTCTTTCCCGAGTCGTCCGCCTCGATCGGCTCATGCGAGTCGTCAGTGCAGACATGCAAGGCCGGCCCCCAAAACCAAACACTGCCCCAGAGGTTAATAAATGGCTCATGGAAAGAGCTGAAGCCCTTGACATCAAAAACAAGGCACCCGATCCCATTATTCGTGGCCGCCACTTAATCGCCTTGGGCATGAAACAAGGTGCCGAATTTCGCCCGCTCCTGGATTCCTGCTACGAGGCTCAAATCGAAGGCATCTTCTCCACCGAAGAAGACGGCCTGAAATTCCTAAAGGCCACAATGGCCGAAAGCGGTATTACGATATAA
- a CDS encoding glutamate-1-semialdehyde-2,1-aminomutase, with protein sequence MTTTIDANTAQTISLNLFERAQKVIPGGVNSPVRAFRSVGGAPFFTQSANGAILTTVDGINLIDFVCTWGPAIHGHNNRNIQEAIQTALNKGTSFGTPNPYEVEIAELITAAIPSVEKIRMVNSGTEATMSAIRLARGFTGRDKIIKFEGCYHGHADALLVKAGSGALTCGCPDSAGVPKSFTEHTIVLPLDNLEAVALAFKQYKNEIAAIILEPYPANCGLLLPREGYLRGLRELCTENGTVLIFDEVMSGFRVGFGGVQERENIVPDLTTFGKIIGGGLPVGAFGGKQEIMNYLAPLGPVYQAGTLSGNPLAMAAGIAALRLLQSENPYDRLDKAGKQLAQELLTVAQQKGIPLQIPQVGSMFALFFNETPARDYATAIASDKAMFNKVFHYALDNGVYLPPSAYETCFISTAHNPDVMNKAIDILSRAIKSL encoded by the coding sequence ATGACTACAACCATAGATGCCAATACAGCCCAAACAATTTCCCTAAATTTATTCGAACGCGCCCAAAAAGTCATCCCCGGAGGTGTCAATTCCCCTGTCCGTGCTTTTCGTTCAGTTGGCGGCGCCCCTTTCTTTACTCAATCCGCTAATGGCGCCATTTTAACCACCGTTGATGGCATAAACTTAATCGATTTCGTGTGCACGTGGGGTCCCGCGATCCATGGTCATAACAATCGCAATATCCAGGAAGCCATCCAAACCGCCTTAAACAAGGGCACCAGCTTCGGAACGCCTAACCCTTACGAAGTTGAAATCGCTGAACTGATTACAGCGGCGATCCCTTCTGTTGAAAAAATTAGAATGGTGAATAGCGGCACAGAGGCCACAATGTCTGCAATTCGTCTCGCAAGAGGCTTTACGGGGCGTGATAAAATTATCAAATTCGAAGGCTGCTACCATGGCCACGCAGACGCACTACTCGTCAAAGCGGGCTCAGGAGCACTAACCTGTGGTTGCCCGGATAGCGCAGGTGTTCCCAAGTCCTTCACGGAACATACCATCGTCCTCCCGTTAGATAACCTCGAAGCCGTAGCGCTCGCATTTAAACAATACAAAAACGAAATCGCGGCCATCATTCTAGAGCCCTACCCTGCAAACTGTGGTTTACTCCTTCCTCGAGAGGGCTATTTAAGGGGTCTTCGAGAGCTTTGTACTGAAAATGGCACTGTGCTTATTTTCGATGAAGTCATGTCGGGCTTCCGGGTCGGCTTTGGTGGCGTTCAGGAAAGGGAAAACATTGTACCAGACTTAACTACATTTGGCAAAATTATCGGTGGCGGGCTCCCTGTCGGCGCATTTGGTGGCAAACAAGAGATCATGAATTACCTCGCTCCTCTTGGCCCTGTTTACCAAGCAGGCACGCTTAGCGGAAACCCTTTGGCCATGGCCGCTGGTATAGCAGCACTCAGGCTCCTCCAGTCCGAAAATCCCTACGATCGCTTGGATAAAGCCGGCAAACAATTAGCTCAAGAACTCTTAACCGTTGCCCAACAAAAGGGCATTCCATTACAAATCCCCCAAGTCGGCTCCATGTTCGCCCTCTTCTTTAACGAAACTCCGGCTAGAGACTACGCAACCGCGATCGCTTCAGATAAAGCTATGTTTAATAAAGTCTTCCATTATGCATTGGATAATGGTGTTTATTTGCCGCCTTCTGCATACGAAACTTGCTTCATCAGCACTGCTCATAATCCTGACGTTATGAACAAAGCCATAGACATCCTCTCAAGGGCCATCAAGTCGCTTTAA